A region of the Struthio camelus isolate bStrCam1 chromosome 4, bStrCam1.hap1, whole genome shotgun sequence genome:
GTAAACTGGCTTCACAAATCTCCATATGCCCTTCTCAGCATTGGTTAAACATTAAGGGCTAACACCAGTTAGTTGGAAGCGAAGGCATCAGGCCATTAAACAATTCCCTGTGGAACTGTGATTAAAATTTAGGCAGATTCTACTGAAACTCATGACTCCATTGTGGCCTGAGCAGATCCAATTTTCTGAAGTGTAAGGTTGTACTCTGTGCCTAGTGAAACACAAATGGACCTACAGTGCTGAGTTGGGAATATTTTGCCATCTGGGTATCTGCAACACAGCCACTTACTTAGTTCTACCAAGGctagcattaaaaatgaaacgCGAGGGACACAGCTGGTCCTTGGATGGGCAGTTGCTCACTCTGCTTGATGAGTAATAAAGATGGAAGAGTGTTACAAGCCGATTATATGGCTAAATGTTACTACAAATACTTAGGTTGAGTCATTTTACTTTGTAGGTCCCAATGTTGGACAGAATCCTTTGTTCCTCAGACCGAAAAGGAGATTACCACACCAAAATCTGAAGGGATAACTACTTTGTCAAAAGACCAGATTCACCCTTCTAAGTTTAGGTGCTCCTCCTCAGGTAAAACGTGAATCAGCTTGGTTACTACTGAAGCATATCCAGTTTAAATTCTCAGCCACTTGAATACATAGACAGCTAAAGAgttacaagtttaaaaaaaagtaatataaaaaccATCTGATCACAGGTGGATATATAAAAATCAGATCAACATGTTGAATAAATCACTTAGTATCAAGTAGATGAATAAATCATGTAATACTGAGCAGAAAAGGCCACTATGAAAGAGTGGAACAATGTATCACAAAGAGACTGTTTTTAGAAGCAATGAAAAAGCACTGGGATTTTAAATACTATGAATTCTAAGAAACCCCTAGTCACACTACTCAGGGGTCTGAAACCTAACAAGGAATGAAGGCTTTGCCTAATTACTTGCAACAACATTCAGTGCATACAGTGCACTGTATCTCTATTAACGGGAACATATTATTAGAAAGCAACTTCtgaagactggggaaaaaaacataaccTATGCATTTGCGTACTAACAAGGAAAGATAGAATTGAATAAACTCACAAAGGATGGGGAATTTGTCTGACTCTGACTAGAAGAAGCAACTGATCATGTCACCAGGACATGCTAAAGACAGCAGACATAAAGGCTTGTTCAGAATTTAGAAGCAGGGAAAAGTGCAAAATGTCCAGATAAAGCAGGAAATAGTACTATGCATATTTTCTAATCTCCTACAGATTATGCAGTATAGGGGAGCCCACTATTGGAATTTTAAGCTAATTTTTCGTTAGTAACGATTGATCAAAATGCTGAACTTAATGAAACTTCCTGTTGTGGAAACTAGTAGAATTGTATGAAAGAGCTAAGACTCCCGTAACAGCTCTACTTGTACAGTGATAAACAAAGCCAATGGGTCTAATCACACTGTTCTGTCGCTCTGTCCCGGGCAACAGAGCTAACCCAAGTGGCTGCTCTTTCTGCACCATCCATTCCAGCAGGGTCCACTCTCCTTTTATGAACCCCATGGGAAGGTAGCAAGTACATGCTTGAGGAATAATCCTCAGAAACAAAGTACTTTTTTGAGATTAAAGCAGTAGAGAAAGAATTTGAGGAAGTAGAGAGGTCCATCATTGCTACCCTCAGGGGTACCATAAGGTTGTGTCACATACAAGCTGGCAGCCCTAGGGATGCTGAGAGCAAAGAGACAATCTTCGCAGGATAGCATTAAGCTGACGAAGCAGGAAACAGTTATTCAGATGGACACTTCACCACCAGAAAATAAACAAGTAACCTCTTATATTACGCTTACATTTCTAAAAATCACCAGCAGAGGGAAAGGATCTCCCCTACAAATCTGGGAAACGTGATTTTCTGGCATATAGGTGTCTTAAGTGTGCAGTAACACCAAACAAGGCTATGTGTTAACTTGTTTGCTAGGTGCAGAAATGGATTACCTTTAAGTTTGGACAGACAACAAACATCAAAGAGAAGCACACAGCCCATGCGGGGAGGAAACAGAAAACTAGGGACAAAACTCAGGTTTACATAGGAGCTGAAAATCACAGCCTCCACAATAGCATTCTCTGAAGTGTTCCTGGTACCATATAAAGGCTCAGAGTGTGACTCAAGAAATGGTGTAGGAGAAAACTATATTCATTAGAATCTGGtgaaatttccaaaataaaacctTTATGGAAAGGATAGGTTTCACTTAAATCAAAACAGAACTAAGTcgctgttatttaaaaataaattcagaaagttAAAAGCACATATTATAAATCAAGAGATAGGTTCCTTAGTTTTCTATTGCACCCAAAAGACTCTGGCAAGACTTATTCTTCCCATGGGTTTGCAGATGAGATCCTTTATGCTTGTAGCAAAGGGTTTCATCTTTTTTCTAAATTATCTTGCCATAGTTCTACAGCCAAGTTAGcaccaaaaaaacccctattTTCCTCATATGGGTGTAACCCTTCATTTCTGACAATTCTTTTATTCTTATTAGCTTCCTTCACATTAGTCTTCAATCATATTTTCCAGGACTTTCCAGTACGATTTACCCTGGTCTCCTAACACAGTAAGTTCTAAATAATCTCTATAGCATGCATATACCTATTCAGTTATACACCTTACTCTTAATATTTGCaatttctcttctcatttttgaAGTAGCTCCCTTTAAAAGCATTAGCCCCTTTTGCAACCACTAAGATCTACTGCATAATACAGCCCAGCTGAATCCATATTGGTTGACCAcctttaaaggagaaaatagagtaagaggaaaaaaagttgatcttttagctttttttcttccagtaactACAAGCAATCTTTTGTAGTTGCTTCAAGCAACTATAAACTATTCCCTAAGTTTAGAAGAGTGACTTTTCCTCATCAAGACCCCAGCACTTCGCTGAGTCCCGCTACCTTCCCCAACTCTTCCTCCCCCAGAAACCGGGCCTTGAAAGAAACCTCGACTCAAGGCCCGACCCGGCCCTGAGACATTGGGATACACAGCGCAAAAACACAGgcagcagcttcccaggcctcGGGGCAGAGACTCCCCTCCACAAGGAGCCCAGAAACCGCCTCCCCAACCGCCACGCCACACCCTAAACATCGCTAACGGCCGCGCCCGCCTTTCACTGCCGCCGCCCGGCGCATGCGCGGACCCGCCCCCGGCGAGGCCATTTCCGGTACTCGCCGGGCACTTCCGCGTCgcgcgggccgggcggcagcggcgggaggtggcggcgggaggcggcggcggcggcggcggcggcggcggcggcggcggcggcggcggcggcagcggcagcggcagcggcggcagcagcgccggcagcagcagcagcagcagcgccgttGCGGAGCGGCCCGGCGGTCCCTCCCCGCTGCCGCCTGGATCGCCGCCAGTTCTGCGAGGGTGAGCGCCGACCAGAGGGTCTCAGCCCCGCTTTCTTCCGCGGGGGGAGGGCGCGGAGTGTCCGTTGGGCGCAGGAGCGCCGCCtcgggggtggggaggaggccgTCGGGCCTTGCCGGGGGGCCCGGGCGAGCGGCAGCCttggggggcggcccggcggcggcaggcctCTTCTTCCGAGGCTGCTGTGGACTCGTCACACCGAAGATGTTTCTAGCCGAAAAGTCATGGTCGTTCAAATGCATCTTCCTGATATACCACCTCCTCCCGCCCTTTCCTTAGAGAGCATTGCCGTTTTCTCTGGGGAAATCCCTTAAGGCTTTATGGGACTGCCCTGAAGTTGCAGGATCCATTTTTAGTGACTATTTCAGTCTCTGGGATAAAATGAGGGTGTTAGCTTTTTAGTGCCAGTGGCATAGCATTACTTCTGCAGAGGTGAATTTGACCTGTGACAGTTTTACAGTCCAAGGAATAGAAGCAATAGAGTAAGCAGAAGGTGATGGTCACTTCCTACCTTGTTTAGTGTGAAGAGCAGGTGTTGATCTGTTAGATGCTCTTGTGGTGTAATTTTAATTTCCCTAAAATGGGGTTTTCTTCTCAGGTCGGCTAAGGATATCTGAGTGTGCTGGTCATGGTTTGAAACTTAAAGTTTGTCTGAAGTCTAAGGCCAGCTATACTCCACCTTTGACTAATGCTAAGCATGCTACAAGTTAAAACAGAGGCTTAGTACCTTGTAATCTGGTTAAAGATCCTCAGTCTTTCTATTAAGTGCTGATCCTTCTCAGCAGATCCTTATGGAAAATTCTCTCACTTAAATGCAATAAAGTCATGTAGTCAATCATATATCTTATAGATACTCATCTTAATGCTTGATATTTTTGTGCTCAAAATGAAAGACTCTAGAGAAGGAATATGTCAGGGTCCTGTTTAAAGCTATGTTGGAATGAAAAAAGCTATGTTGGAATGAAAAAGTGAAACCTTATACCTTATTTTTCCCCATGGATTTTAAAGGACTTAAATATCTCCAATGTTTTAACACTTCTATGGATCGATAGACTTACTTGAAGCAGTGCTGTGGTATTAGGATGGGACTGAAAGGAATTTCTAATCAATTACTTCCGATTATGGGTTTTGAATATAAGCATACAGGGTTATTCCAGGTCTTGTTATCTGAATTTTAGAGATGTAGCtggtcataggaaaaaaaaaattctaatttatgTTATTTGCTTTGTGTTTCAAGCAGGATATGTTCTCCTCTTCTACGGatagtaaatttttttaaaagatcaaaattcaaaatgtggctttgttctctttttattttagcttttttccaCCAATTGCTTTAATTTTATATGTGAATTTTAATGAGTAACTTCTGTCTGGTATGTATTGCTTGGATTCTATAAATGCTTTTTTGATTGTTTCACAGTGCTGCAGTTTGAGCTAGGACTGCAAGAATACAATATATTTATGCGAGTAAAATATCCTTTCTATATGAGTATAAAAACTGATTGTTTAGCTCTTAAATAAGAGAGCTATATGTATTCAGATGGTgcttattttaaacttttaacgTTTTCCCCAGGTTTAAGTTTATTTTATCGTACAAGTCCCTCACTGCCATAATGCGACTAGTAATCCTTGAAGACTATGATCAGGCTAGTGAATGGGCAGCAAAATACATCTGTAATCGTATTATTCAGTTCAAGCCAAGTCAAGGAAGATATTTCACACTCGGTCTCCCAACAGGCAAGTTTTCTTCAAAGCCTATGTAACTGACTAAATCTAAAAATAGATTTGCATTATTGCTAATAGATATTGTTTCTGTAAAAACATGCAAAGTAGTTATATTTTTGGTAATGCTCCAACATATTCCTAAtttgaatatgaatttttttaaaaaaaaagctgtgataaTGAAAAATGATCAATGACAGTTTTCCTTTAACTCTGTTGAAAAGCATTGTAGCAAAATCTGACTATGAAGAGATTTAAATACATGCTGAAAATGTTGTGTGGATATATAGAACAACAGAAAAACTTTGTTCAACAGGGAGTACGCCTTTGGGATGCTACAAGAAGCTGATAGAATATCACAAGAATGGAGATCTCTCTTTCAAATATGTAAAGACTTTCAATATGGATGAATATGTGGGTAAGCTGTGGTGTTAATTTGAGAGTACAGTACACTGaaacttttcttcattaaaattgtTAAACTCCTTTGAATAAAGGACAAGATCAAGGTCTGATATGTTTGTGCTCCTACATTAGATTTATGTACACTGGGTAATTAAAGCATGTGTCTTTCTCATTTATTCTCAAAAATGCAAAGAGTTATTGACTAGTCCAAGTGGATCCTGAGAAACTGAATGCTTGTACATTACTGAAATACTCTCACAGGAAGTACTTTGTCACATAGTATCGTCgtttctttcttttgaagattTTACCTCCTTTGTGATATTTGGGCAAAGTGAATGTATTAAACAAATTACCTTGCTGCACAGCAATAGGAAAATTCATCAGTGTTGtttcaaatactgttttgatTTGTTAGATTGTTCTTAAAGCTTTGTCTTCCATGCCATGTTTGTTACATGTAGACTAGAATGATTTAAGGTTGGTTAGATAAATCTTGTAATATGTTAATTTCACTTTAAATGGTTGCAGGGCTTCCCAGAAATCATCCAGAGAGTTACCATTCTTATATGTGGAATAACTTCTTTAAACATATTGACATAGATCCAAATAATGCTCACATCCTTGATGGAAACGCTCCGGATCTACAGGCAGAATGtgatgcatttgaaaagaaaattgaagaagCTGGGGGGATTGATCTGTTTGTTGGAGGTATGACAGAATGTTCTGTGATCAGTTATGATTCAAACAAATGCACTGAATCTTTAGTCACTATTTTTAGAAATTTACTAAATAACTTATTCTCAAATATAGTATAAGAAAGTTCTGTAACTAACAAAGTCTGTATGAATATCAAAACAGAATGGTTGGTGTCCAGATTTCTCATAATAATTTAATCTGAAAtaagttttcagtgctttttattgAAAGTGGGGGCTAAAAGGAAAGAATTAAtcctaaaacttttattttacaaTGTCTGAGGATTTCTGTTGACTCCTAGCTCTGgaatgatttacttttttttaactttgaaaagGCATTGGTCCAGATGGCCACATTGCATTCAATGAACCAGGATCAAGTTTGTCTTCAAGAACAAGATTAAAGACTTTAGCAATGGACACCATTTTGGCAAATGCTAAATACTTTGATGGAGACTTATCTAAAGTACCAACTATGGCGCTAACAGTTGGTGTGGGTACAGTGATGGATGCTAGAGAAGTAAGAACTCATTTAGTTTCAGTTGCATGTATCTATTTACAAAACTGTAGCTGGTATCAATACTAGGATTGAAAGTAAACAGAGACCATTCTTTTGCAGGTGATGATTCTTATAACAGGTGCACATAA
Encoded here:
- the GNPDA2 gene encoding glucosamine-6-phosphate isomerase 2 isoform X2 translates to MRLVILEDYDQASEWAAKYICNRIIQFKPSQGRYFTLGLPTGSTPLGCYKKLIEYHKNGDLSFKYVKTFNMDEYVGLPRNHPESYHSYMWNNFFKHIDIDPNNAHILDGNAPDLQAECDAFEKKIEEAGGIDLFVGGIGPDGHIAFNEPGSSLSSRTRLKTLAMDTILANAKYFDGDLSKVPTMALTVGVGTVMDAREVMILITGAHKAFALYKAIEEGVNHMWTVSAFQQHPRTIFVCDEDATLELRVKTVKYFKGLMHVHNKLVDPLYSMKEN
- the GNPDA2 gene encoding glucosamine-6-phosphate isomerase 2 isoform X1 translates to MRLVILEDYDQASEWAAKYICNRIIQFKPSQGRYFTLGLPTGNTPLGCYKKLIEYHKNGDLSFKYVKTFNMDEYVGLPRNHPESYHSYMWNNFFKHIDIDPNNAHILDGNAPDLQAECDAFEKKIEEAGGIDLFVGGIGPDGHIAFNEPGSSLSSRTRLKTLAMDTILANAKYFDGDLSKVPTMALTVGVGTVMDAREVMILITGAHKAFALYKAIEEGVNHMWTVSAFQQHPRTIFVCDEDATLELRVKTVKYFKGLMHVHNKLVDPLYSMKEN